A window from Halomicrobium urmianum encodes these proteins:
- a CDS encoding endo-1,4-beta-xylanase, with protein sequence MTPAPPLRAVAAERGLHVGAMIGPGPLRTEPRHRRTLADEFAAVTPGSALKMGPLRPSRDTYDFGDADAVVDFGVAHDMYVRGHALVWHNQKPDWFQAWDYTDDQLRAFLRDHIHTVAGRYRATVDAWDVVNEAVADDGSLRETVWSDALVGDYVADAFRWADEVTDANLYYNDYGCEALTEKADAVYDLLADLLDRGVPVDGVGLQLHALGERPDPDSIRANVERFRDLGLDVQITEMDVAFSRDDVPDDPLAVQAGYYRAVAEVCPEAGCDALVVAGVSDANSWLRSFADFPDRYTGDPLLFDERYRPKPAYDAVVEALAED encoded by the coding sequence ATGACGCCAGCGCCCCCTCTGCGCGCTGTCGCCGCCGAGCGCGGACTGCACGTCGGGGCCATGATCGGCCCCGGGCCCCTCCGGACCGAGCCGAGACACCGCCGGACCCTCGCCGACGAGTTCGCCGCGGTCACGCCGGGCAGCGCGCTGAAGATGGGACCGCTCCGGCCGTCGCGGGACACGTACGACTTCGGCGACGCCGACGCTGTCGTCGACTTCGGCGTCGCACACGACATGTACGTCCGCGGCCACGCGCTCGTGTGGCACAACCAGAAGCCCGACTGGTTCCAGGCGTGGGACTACACCGACGACCAGTTGCGGGCCTTCCTGCGCGACCATATCCACACGGTCGCCGGCCGCTACCGGGCGACAGTCGACGCCTGGGACGTCGTCAACGAGGCCGTCGCCGACGACGGCTCGCTGCGCGAGACCGTCTGGTCCGACGCGCTGGTCGGGGACTACGTCGCCGACGCGTTCCGCTGGGCTGACGAGGTCACCGACGCCAACCTCTACTACAACGACTACGGGTGCGAGGCGCTCACCGAGAAGGCCGACGCCGTCTACGACCTGCTCGCGGACCTCCTCGACCGCGGCGTGCCGGTCGACGGCGTCGGCCTCCAGCTCCACGCGCTGGGCGAGCGACCCGACCCCGACTCGATCCGGGCGAATGTCGAACGGTTCCGGGACCTCGGGCTCGACGTCCAGATCACCGAGATGGACGTCGCGTTCTCCCGGGACGACGTCCCGGACGACCCGCTCGCGGTCCAGGCCGGCTACTACCGCGCGGTCGCCGAGGTCTGCCCGGAGGCCGGCTGCGACGCGCTCGTCGTCGCCGGCGTCAGCGACGCGAACTCGTGGCTGCGCTCCTTCGCGGACTTCCCCGATCGGTATACCGGCGACCCGCTGCTGTTCGACGAGCGGTACCGGCCCAAGCCCGCCTACGACGCCGTCGTCGAGGCCCTCGCGGAGGACTGA
- a CDS encoding alcohol dehydrogenase catalytic domain-containing protein produces the protein MRAAAFTELIGPDGVDVIDHETPVAGPGEAVVDVEACAINRHDLWILEGDSAMVDADDLPFVTGLDVAGTVREVGEGVSGVEPGDRVVLCPNETCGTCRFCREGPENLCENFSLYHGGLAEAARVEADRLIALPDGVDTATAAAVPTAYVTAFHMLRRADVGPGDLVFVPGATGGVGVATVQLADVLGARTVGTSSSESKLDRVRELGLDHGIRSTDTDEIRERVAEVGTPDAVVNHLGGEFTELGQRVMRRGGTMVVCGRTAGGTSTVDVADLFLGHKRVVGSTMGTQDDLRRLVDLVAAGQFEPVIDETYSLSETAAAFAAMQDRESVGKLVVEP, from the coding sequence ATGCGAGCCGCAGCCTTCACCGAACTGATCGGGCCGGACGGCGTGGACGTGATCGACCACGAGACCCCCGTGGCCGGGCCCGGCGAGGCCGTCGTCGACGTCGAGGCCTGCGCGATCAACCGCCACGACCTCTGGATCCTCGAGGGCGACTCGGCGATGGTCGACGCCGACGACCTCCCCTTCGTCACCGGGCTCGACGTCGCCGGCACGGTCCGCGAGGTCGGCGAGGGCGTCTCGGGCGTCGAGCCCGGCGACCGCGTCGTGCTCTGCCCGAACGAGACCTGCGGGACCTGCCGGTTCTGCCGCGAGGGCCCCGAAAATCTCTGCGAGAACTTCTCGCTGTACCACGGCGGGCTCGCGGAGGCCGCCCGCGTCGAGGCCGACCGCCTCATCGCGCTCCCCGACGGCGTGGACACCGCGACCGCCGCCGCGGTCCCGACGGCGTACGTGACCGCGTTCCACATGCTCCGGCGGGCCGACGTCGGCCCCGGCGACCTCGTGTTCGTCCCGGGCGCGACCGGCGGCGTCGGCGTCGCGACCGTCCAGCTCGCCGACGTACTGGGCGCGCGGACCGTCGGGACCTCTTCCTCGGAGTCGAAACTCGACCGCGTCCGCGAACTCGGCCTCGACCACGGGATCCGGTCGACCGACACCGACGAGATCCGCGAGCGCGTGGCGGAGGTCGGCACGCCCGACGCCGTCGTCAACCACCTCGGCGGCGAGTTCACCGAACTCGGCCAGCGGGTCATGCGCCGCGGCGGGACGATGGTCGTCTGCGGGCGGACGGCCGGCGGCACCTCGACGGTCGACGTCGCCGACCTCTTCCTGGGCCACAAGCGCGTCGTCGGCTCGACGATGGGCACGCAGGACGACCTGCGCCGACTCGTCGACCTCGTCGCCGCGGGCCAGTTCGAACCCGTGATCGACGAGACCTACTCGCTCTCCGAGACGGCCGCGGCGTTCGCCGCGATGCAGGACCGCGAGAGCGTCGGGAAACTCGTCGTCGAACCCTGA
- a CDS encoding GNAT family N-acetyltransferase, with product MIEVRPATPADVPAVQRVARAGWHAAYDDRLGTGAVDAVVDDWYADETVRNYVTDDDVSYFVAEDDAVVGYAAGGPDPDVDGPTAQLGAIYVHPDRWREGIGSRWLDALTDRLADRGFERLRIDVLAANDAGRAFYERRGFEVVDCGEVELGEVVCDGITYAGPL from the coding sequence GTGATCGAGGTTCGCCCGGCGACGCCCGCCGACGTGCCCGCCGTCCAGCGCGTCGCTCGCGCAGGCTGGCACGCGGCCTACGACGATCGGCTGGGCACCGGCGCCGTCGACGCGGTCGTCGACGACTGGTACGCCGACGAGACGGTCCGAAACTACGTGACCGACGACGACGTCAGCTACTTCGTCGCCGAGGACGACGCCGTCGTCGGCTACGCCGCTGGCGGACCCGACCCCGACGTCGACGGTCCGACCGCGCAACTGGGCGCCATCTACGTCCACCCCGACCGCTGGCGGGAGGGGATCGGTAGTCGGTGGCTGGACGCCCTGACCGACCGCCTCGCCGACCGCGGCTTCGAGCGCCTCCGGATCGACGTGCTGGCCGCCAACGACGCCGGCCGCGCCTTCTACGAGCGACGGGGCTTCGAGGTGGTCGACTGCGGTGAGGTTGAACTGGGCGAGGTGGTATGCGACGGAATAACGTATGCAGGCCCCCTCTAA
- a CDS encoding SOUL family heme-binding protein codes for MVRNSAIVAGVAGGALAAAGAWSLYQRHATETVPYTVVTHVHDVELRRYPEQVLVETVAPSENAAFGRLFRYISGANEGSEELSMTAPVEVDGTGTTIEMTAPVTVERTGRTIPMTAPVETGGDRGADEVRMAFYLPPEYDADSAPRPTDDDVAVVEVPERTLAVRRFSWRATDSRVARETERLLETLETAGVPLAGEPFFMGYDAPWTLPFLRRNEVAVAVEANSGS; via the coding sequence ATGGTCCGGAACTCCGCTATCGTCGCGGGCGTGGCCGGGGGAGCGCTGGCAGCCGCCGGTGCCTGGAGCCTCTACCAGCGGCACGCGACCGAAACCGTCCCCTACACGGTCGTCACCCACGTCCACGACGTCGAACTCCGCCGCTATCCCGAGCAGGTCCTCGTCGAGACGGTCGCCCCCTCCGAGAACGCGGCGTTCGGTCGGCTGTTCCGGTACATCAGCGGCGCGAACGAGGGCAGCGAGGAACTATCGATGACCGCCCCGGTCGAGGTGGACGGCACCGGAACGACGATCGAGATGACTGCGCCGGTCACGGTCGAGCGCACCGGGCGGACAATTCCGATGACCGCTCCCGTCGAAACCGGCGGGGACCGCGGTGCGGACGAGGTCCGGATGGCGTTCTACCTCCCCCCGGAGTACGACGCGGACTCGGCGCCGCGACCCACCGACGACGACGTGGCGGTCGTCGAAGTTCCCGAGCGGACGCTCGCCGTCCGGCGGTTCTCGTGGCGGGCCACGGACTCCCGCGTCGCTCGCGAAACCGAACGGCTGCTGGAGACGCTCGAGACGGCCGGCGTCCCTCTCGCCGGCGAGCCGTTCTTCATGGGGTACGACGCCCCCTGGACGCTCCCGTTCCTCCGGCGCAACGAGGTCGCCGTGGCAGTCGAGGCGAACAGCGGATCCTGA